In Ruminococcaceae bacterium BL-4, one DNA window encodes the following:
- the rnr gene encoding Ribonuclease R, whose product MIDDIKNEILKCLKDTSGGIASRDLMRQMGITEKYSKTFYQAVNQLRHDDLVSVNRNHILSLRHQEEQQNIPATIVSLSRGFAFARPDDGGDDMFLRAEDLHDAFLGDHVELGNIKQSIKGPSCEVMKITEKAEPVVNGSIVQGEISAELNPDAAIRFHVPIEDFFHSGAKIGDKVQTVIRRLPHSSRFMAKVTKVYGRADCAKICADSILDQNSVRIPFPEEVKREALAMKNRKIMPEELSGRSDFRDWPICTIDSASAKDLDDAVSCVKIPEGYRLGVHIADVSHYVREGSALDKEAALRATSVYLPDRVVPMLPVEISNGVCSLNAGTDKLTFSAVMDINPEGEMVHYEFHKSVIDSKVRGVYTEVNAIFDGTADEALKEKYAPVKESLECCRELADILRERAKRAGNFDLDTSESEFVLDENGLCIDVMPRHSGTSERMIEQLMIAANQAAAKLAKAKKLPFVYRVHEQPDPDRIDTLAELVGALGLSAKSLKHTGDVTTKDFAAIMEQAEGTPAEKIVSHQLLRTMAKARYDVSPLGHFGLALADYCHFTSPIRRYPDTSIHRILTAFLSGEDHETIVKKYSDFAAASAKQSSRMEIKAMTSERDADDCYAAEYMKQHLGEEFDGIISGCTMRGIFVELPNTVEGFVPSISFEGKHFEFDGMVSQVDVTTHEKMSIGDPIRVKAAAADISSGRIDFVPA is encoded by the coding sequence ATGATCGATGATATTAAAAATGAAATCTTAAAGTGTCTGAAGGATACTTCCGGCGGAATCGCTTCCCGTGATCTGATGCGGCAGATGGGAATCACAGAAAAATACAGCAAGACTTTTTATCAGGCGGTGAATCAGCTTCGGCATGACGATTTGGTCAGCGTAAATCGGAACCATATTTTGTCACTTCGTCATCAAGAGGAGCAGCAGAATATTCCAGCAACAATTGTCTCGCTTTCAAGAGGCTTTGCTTTTGCACGCCCGGACGATGGCGGAGACGATATGTTTCTGCGTGCAGAAGATCTGCATGACGCATTTTTGGGCGATCACGTAGAACTTGGAAATATTAAGCAGTCTATAAAAGGGCCTAGCTGTGAAGTGATGAAGATTACGGAGAAGGCAGAACCTGTTGTAAACGGTTCCATTGTGCAGGGAGAAATTTCTGCGGAACTGAATCCCGATGCGGCGATTCGTTTTCACGTGCCCATTGAAGACTTCTTTCACAGTGGTGCGAAAATCGGAGATAAAGTGCAGACTGTTATCCGCCGTTTGCCGCACTCTTCCCGTTTTATGGCAAAGGTTACAAAGGTATATGGTCGTGCGGACTGTGCAAAGATTTGTGCGGATTCAATTTTAGACCAGAATTCTGTTCGGATTCCCTTCCCGGAAGAAGTGAAAAGGGAAGCATTGGCCATGAAAAATCGAAAAATCATGCCGGAAGAGCTTTCTGGGCGTTCTGATTTTCGTGACTGGCCGATCTGTACGATTGACAGCGCAAGTGCGAAAGATTTGGACGATGCCGTTTCCTGCGTAAAAATTCCGGAAGGATATCGTTTGGGTGTCCATATTGCAGATGTTTCTCACTATGTGCGCGAAGGTTCTGCTCTTGATAAAGAGGCAGCGCTGCGTGCAACCAGTGTTTATTTGCCCGATCGGGTGGTTCCCATGTTGCCGGTAGAAATCAGTAATGGAGTCTGTTCACTGAATGCGGGAACCGATAAACTCACTTTTTCGGCGGTTATGGATATCAATCCCGAGGGAGAAATGGTTCATTATGAGTTCCATAAATCGGTGATCGACAGCAAGGTGCGCGGTGTTTATACAGAGGTCAACGCCATTTTTGATGGAACTGCCGATGAAGCTTTAAAAGAAAAGTATGCACCGGTCAAAGAAAGCCTTGAATGTTGTCGGGAACTTGCGGATATTTTGCGGGAACGTGCAAAGCGTGCGGGCAACTTTGACTTAGATACCAGTGAATCTGAATTTGTACTAGATGAAAATGGCCTTTGTATTGATGTTATGCCCCGTCACAGCGGCACTTCTGAGAGGATGATTGAACAGCTCATGATTGCTGCGAATCAGGCGGCGGCAAAATTGGCAAAAGCAAAGAAGCTTCCGTTTGTGTATCGTGTACATGAGCAGCCGGATCCTGACCGCATTGATACTTTGGCAGAATTAGTGGGAGCTTTAGGCCTTTCTGCAAAGAGTCTCAAGCATACAGGCGATGTAACAACAAAAGATTTTGCAGCAATTATGGAACAGGCCGAAGGAACTCCGGCCGAAAAGATTGTTTCCCATCAGCTGCTGCGTACAATGGCAAAAGCGAGATATGATGTTTCTCCATTAGGACATTTTGGCTTGGCTTTAGCAGATTACTGCCACTTTACTTCACCGATTCGCCGCTATCCGGATACATCAATCCATCGCATTTTAACGGCTTTTCTGAGTGGAGAAGACCATGAAACAATCGTAAAAAAATATAGCGATTTTGCCGCGGCTTCTGCTAAACAGTCCAGTAGGATGGAAATTAAAGCAATGACCAGCGAACGTGATGCAGATGACTGTTATGCTGCAGAATATATGAAGCAGCATCTGGGAGAAGAGTTTGATGGAATTATCAGTGGCTGCACGATGAGGGGGATTTTTGTAGAATTGCCTAATACAGTAGAAGGTTTTGTCCCCAGTATCAGTTTTGAGGGAAAACATTTTGAATTTGACGGAATGGTTTCTCAAGTGGATGTAACAACACACGAAAAAATGTCTATCGGAGATCCAATTCGTGTAAAAGCTGCAGCAGCAGATATTTCTAGTGGAAGAATCGATTTTGTTCCAGCTTGA
- a CDS encoding DNA gyrase subunit A, whose protein sequence is MPKKKRAAAAVKSTMHGVIEGAGQVQEQPIVDTLEKNYMPYAISVIMSRAIPEIDGFKPSHRKLLYTMYKKGLLTGSLTKSANIVGETMKLNPHGDAAIYDTMVRLSRGYEALLHPYVESKGNFGKFYSRDMAWAASRYTEAKLAPICAELFSDIDKDTVDFVPNYDNTMEEPTLLPARFPSVLVNANTGIAVGMASNVCSFNLKEVCETTIARIQNPKHDILSTLQAPDFTGGGQILYDREQMETVYRTGRGSIRVRSRYSYDKTANCIDITQIPPTTTVEAIVEKVIDLVKQGKAKEISDIRDETGLAGLKITIDLKRGTDPTKLMTKLFHMTPLEDSFSCNFNILVDGAPKVMGVGEILDAWTKFRINCVRRRTEYDLQKKMDKLHLLMGLQAILLDIDKAIKIVRETEEESEVVPNLMIGFGIDETQAEYVAEIKLRHLNREFILKRTDEIGELQKQIAELNAILDSDRRIKAVIIKELKNVADLYGQPRRSILLYADQIEEESEEEEIPDYPVNLFFTKDGYFKKITPQSLRMSNDQKLKEGDMVFEHIELTNNSDLLFFTDRCQVYKARTNDFSDTKASVLGDYIPARLQMDEGENAIFMVATKDYQGTLVFFFENGKAAKVELSSYETKTNRKKLVNAYSDKAPLVKMFYLPEDIEILLTSTQGRMLLVHTGAVPVKTTRSTQGVQVMTLRRSAKLQKAEAFVESSGGLKNPQRYRKTIPAIGSLPSKEELSGEQLTF, encoded by the coding sequence ATGCCAAAGAAAAAGAGAGCAGCTGCGGCGGTAAAATCAACGATGCATGGTGTTATTGAAGGTGCCGGACAGGTTCAGGAACAACCGATTGTAGATACACTGGAAAAAAATTACATGCCATATGCGATCAGTGTAATTATGTCCCGTGCAATTCCAGAGATCGATGGGTTTAAACCCAGCCACAGGAAACTGCTTTATACCATGTATAAAAAGGGGCTTTTAACCGGATCCCTAACGAAGAGCGCCAATATCGTTGGAGAAACGATGAAGCTCAATCCGCATGGCGATGCGGCAATTTATGATACCATGGTGCGTTTGTCCCGCGGCTATGAGGCCTTGCTTCACCCGTATGTGGAGTCAAAGGGAAACTTCGGAAAATTTTATTCCAGAGATATGGCATGGGCAGCTTCCCGATATACTGAAGCAAAGCTCGCACCGATCTGTGCAGAACTTTTCAGTGATATTGATAAAGATACGGTTGATTTTGTACCAAACTACGATAATACGATGGAAGAGCCGACTTTGCTGCCGGCAAGATTTCCATCCGTTTTGGTTAATGCAAATACCGGAATTGCTGTTGGCATGGCAAGTAATGTTTGTTCCTTTAATTTAAAGGAAGTCTGTGAAACGACAATCGCACGGATCCAGAATCCGAAACATGATATTTTGTCAACTTTGCAGGCACCAGATTTTACAGGCGGCGGACAGATCCTTTATGATCGGGAACAGATGGAAACAGTTTATCGTACGGGACGCGGAAGTATTCGGGTTCGCTCCCGCTATAGTTATGATAAAACCGCCAACTGTATTGATATTACACAGATTCCGCCAACAACCACTGTCGAGGCGATTGTCGAAAAGGTAATTGACCTTGTGAAGCAGGGAAAAGCAAAAGAGATTTCAGATATCCGAGATGAAACAGGCCTCGCAGGATTAAAAATTACGATTGATCTCAAAAGAGGGACCGATCCGACAAAGCTGATGACGAAGCTCTTTCACATGACACCTTTGGAGGACAGCTTTTCCTGCAATTTTAATATTCTGGTAGACGGTGCCCCAAAAGTGATGGGAGTCGGCGAAATTTTGGACGCATGGACAAAATTTCGTATCAATTGCGTACGCCGCCGGACGGAGTACGACCTGCAGAAAAAAATGGATAAGCTTCATTTGCTGATGGGTTTGCAGGCGATTCTGCTTGATATTGACAAAGCAATTAAGATCGTTCGTGAGACGGAAGAAGAAAGCGAAGTTGTTCCAAATTTGATGATTGGATTCGGCATTGATGAGACGCAAGCTGAATATGTAGCAGAAATTAAGCTCCGCCATCTCAACAGGGAATTCATCCTCAAGAGGACGGACGAAATCGGGGAACTTCAAAAACAAATTGCTGAATTAAATGCAATTCTTGATAGTGATCGTAGAATTAAAGCGGTCATTATTAAGGAACTAAAAAATGTTGCCGATTTATACGGTCAGCCTCGGCGCAGTATTCTGCTTTATGCCGATCAGATTGAAGAGGAGTCGGAAGAGGAAGAAATTCCGGATTATCCAGTCAATCTGTTCTTTACAAAAGATGGATACTTTAAAAAGATCACTCCACAGTCCTTAAGAATGAGCAATGACCAAAAGCTAAAAGAAGGAGATATGGTCTTTGAACACATAGAATTGACCAATAACAGTGATCTTTTGTTCTTTACAGATCGGTGTCAGGTATATAAAGCGAGAACGAACGACTTTTCTGATACAAAAGCCAGCGTTTTGGGCGACTATATTCCTGCTAGACTGCAAATGGATGAAGGGGAAAATGCCATTTTTATGGTCGCTACAAAAGATTATCAGGGCACTTTGGTATTTTTCTTTGAAAATGGAAAAGCTGCAAAAGTAGAGCTTTCTTCTTATGAGACGAAAACAAATCGCAAAAAACTGGTTAATGCCTATAGTGATAAAGCTCCGCTTGTTAAAATGTTTTATTTACCCGAAGATATTGAAATTCTCCTGACTTCTACGCAGGGAAGGATGCTTTTGGTGCATACTGGTGCAGTTCCCGTAAAGACGACCCGATCAACGCAGGGGGTGCAGGTGATGACGCTGCGCCGCAGTGCTAAACTGCAGAAAGCGGAAGCCTTTGTAGAATCTTCTGGGGGCCTAAAAAATCCGCAGCGCTATCGAAAAACAATTCCGGCAATCGGCAGTCTGCCGTCAAAAGAAGAACTTTCAGGGGAACAGTTGACTTTTTAA
- a CDS encoding Helix-turn-helix domain-containing protein: MPTNHYLGHFSLTLRQLRRENGFTQEQMAHVLEIDRSTYTYYETGKTSPSIHMLNQISRILNVPLSVFLDSEAIPPQVADSGSQKPFAKEEIKKITELSSEERELIALYRISSAKQQKEILKVAQSSSKFSSKKES; this comes from the coding sequence TTGCCCACCAACCACTATCTCGGTCATTTTTCTTTGACTCTTCGCCAGCTTCGCCGTGAAAACGGATTTACACAGGAACAGATGGCACACGTCTTAGAAATAGACCGAAGTACTTATACTTATTATGAAACCGGAAAAACTTCGCCCAGCATTCATATGCTGAATCAGATCTCGCGAATTTTGAATGTTCCGCTGTCAGTATTTTTAGACTCTGAGGCTATTCCTCCGCAGGTAGCAGATTCCGGCAGTCAAAAACCATTTGCAAAAGAAGAAATCAAAAAAATAACAGAACTTTCGTCTGAAGAAAGAGAACTCATCGCACTGTATCGGATCTCTTCTGCAAAACAGCAAAAAGAAATTTTAAAAGTTGCACAATCGTCATCAAAATTCTCTTCAAAAAAGGAAAGTTAA
- a CDS encoding conserved protein of unknown function (Evidence 4 : Unknown function but conserved in other organisms), translating to MPYDAFTAGIEPGGLRSQEEIRILLCYLLTSVNSPLSQQEILESLQGAGLANYFELNDALSGLTEKGILLRDKAGNYSAGSSAVGIARQLDTALPTAVREKAVAAATELLAFARNERENKVEVHKLEKGYEVCCHISGGNSDLMSFTLLLADHRQAEMVKRNFHRSPERVYRMLLALVSGDTDLASDLLKK from the coding sequence ATGCCTTATGATGCCTTTACAGCCGGGATAGAACCCGGCGGACTGAGAAGTCAGGAAGAAATTCGAATCCTTTTATGCTATTTGCTAACTTCGGTTAACTCTCCGCTTTCTCAGCAGGAAATATTAGAAAGCCTTCAAGGGGCCGGGCTTGCAAATTATTTTGAGCTGAATGACGCTCTGTCCGGTCTGACTGAAAAAGGAATTTTGCTCCGTGATAAAGCCGGAAATTATTCTGCAGGCTCTTCTGCAGTCGGCATTGCACGTCAGCTCGATACTGCTTTACCTACAGCAGTACGGGAAAAAGCAGTGGCCGCTGCTACAGAACTTTTAGCATTTGCCCGCAATGAACGAGAAAATAAAGTAGAAGTTCACAAACTCGAAAAAGGTTATGAAGTTTGCTGCCATATTTCAGGTGGAAATTCTGATTTGATGAGTTTTACCCTTCTCCTTGCTGATCACCGCCAAGCCGAAATGGTAAAACGTAATTTTCACCGCTCTCCAGAACGAGTATATCGCATGCTTTTGGCTCTTGTTTCCGGTGACACAGATTTAGCTTCTGACTTATTGAAAAAATAA
- the ftsH gene encoding ATP-dependent cytoplasmic membrane protease (Evidence 2a : Function from experimental evidences in other organisms; PubMedId : 9076729, 9084181, 9287010, 9352926, 10851010, 10913836, 12533473, 24001521, 22720735; Product type e : enzyme), with amino-acid sequence MNNKKGMRNLILVVCIPIILMIVIASVYGNNTTKTYDYSDIIGYFKSEQVEEYSLDYGTGQLVLKLNDKDNTTINYVVANVITFYQKVDPMVEKYNADHTDAPMVEKHIRAREVSWLSTLAPMLIAIVGMAVIYYFFFRKLSAGMGEPGKQMNFGKAKVKKMSDEKRKTTFADVAGADEEKEELSEIVEFLKNPQKYNELGARIPKGVLLVGPPGTGKTLLARAVAGEAGVPFFSISGSDFVEMFVGVGASRVRDLFEQAKKNSPCIIFIDEIDAVGRQRGAGLGGGHDEREQTLNQLLVEMDGFGANEGVIMIAATNRPDILDPALMRPGRFDRQVTVGYPDIKGREAILHVHARGKPLAPDVDMKTIAGSTAGFTGADLENLLNEAALLSARKGLKAITMLEIEEATIKVMMGTEKKSHIMSDKEKKLTAYHEGGHAVATYYCPTQDPVHQISIIPRGMAGGYTMSVPTEDRSYKTKKEMKEDLVVLLGGRVAEAITLDDISTGASNDIERATKLARAMITKYGMTEALGPITYGQDQGEPFLGRDMGHIRDYSEATASAIDKEIRSIMNDAYTRTHEILEQHLDQLHDVAAFLFKHEKMSGEEFRLVMEGKMQALPTEDTNALPPNGETPQKTEQQSEKSSEETLKADSESENAQENSSDQKPDSPQNPSAE; translated from the coding sequence TTGAATAATAAAAAGGGCATGCGCAACCTGATCCTTGTGGTTTGTATCCCGATTATTCTGATGATTGTAATCGCTTCGGTTTATGGAAATAATACGACGAAAACATACGATTATTCAGATATTATTGGATACTTTAAATCGGAGCAGGTAGAGGAATATTCGTTGGATTACGGTACCGGTCAACTGGTATTGAAACTCAACGACAAAGACAATACAACCATCAATTATGTAGTAGCGAATGTCATTACTTTTTATCAGAAAGTTGATCCGATGGTTGAAAAATACAATGCGGATCATACGGATGCCCCTATGGTGGAGAAGCATATCCGTGCCCGTGAGGTAAGCTGGCTTTCTACTTTGGCGCCAATGTTGATCGCAATTGTCGGCATGGCGGTCATCTACTATTTCTTCTTTAGAAAGCTTAGCGCTGGAATGGGAGAGCCGGGCAAACAGATGAATTTCGGCAAAGCCAAGGTCAAAAAGATGTCTGACGAAAAGAGAAAGACAACTTTTGCAGATGTTGCCGGTGCCGATGAGGAAAAAGAAGAGCTTTCTGAAATTGTAGAGTTCCTTAAGAATCCTCAGAAATATAATGAACTGGGCGCAAGAATTCCGAAAGGAGTTTTGCTAGTGGGCCCTCCCGGTACCGGTAAAACATTGCTGGCACGAGCAGTCGCCGGAGAAGCGGGCGTTCCATTTTTCTCAATTTCCGGTTCTGATTTTGTTGAGATGTTTGTTGGTGTTGGTGCATCGCGTGTACGTGATTTGTTTGAACAGGCGAAGAAAAACAGTCCCTGCATTATTTTTATTGATGAAATTGATGCAGTCGGTCGTCAACGTGGCGCCGGACTTGGCGGTGGGCACGATGAACGCGAGCAGACCCTGAATCAGTTGCTGGTCGAGATGGACGGCTTTGGTGCAAATGAAGGCGTCATTATGATTGCGGCGACGAACCGCCCGGATATTTTGGATCCGGCTTTAATGCGTCCGGGACGTTTTGACCGTCAGGTGACGGTTGGGTATCCGGATATTAAAGGCAGAGAGGCAATCCTTCATGTTCATGCCCGCGGGAAGCCTTTGGCACCGGATGTGGATATGAAAACGATTGCAGGTTCAACAGCTGGATTTACCGGTGCAGATTTGGAAAACCTTTTGAACGAAGCTGCTCTGCTTTCTGCTAGAAAAGGTCTCAAAGCAATTACAATGTTAGAGATCGAAGAGGCTACAATTAAGGTCATGATGGGCACGGAAAAGAAGAGCCATATCATGAGTGATAAAGAAAAGAAATTGACAGCTTATCATGAAGGCGGTCATGCGGTGGCAACCTATTATTGCCCGACGCAGGATCCAGTTCATCAGATTTCCATTATTCCGCGCGGAATGGCCGGTGGCTATACGATGTCGGTCCCGACAGAAGATCGTTCCTACAAGACAAAGAAAGAAATGAAGGAAGATCTGGTCGTACTTTTGGGCGGTCGTGTTGCAGAAGCAATTACGTTGGACGATATTTCCACTGGTGCTTCTAATGATATTGAACGTGCCACAAAGCTTGCACGTGCTATGATCACGAAATACGGAATGACAGAAGCTTTGGGTCCCATCACCTATGGGCAGGATCAGGGTGAACCATTCCTTGGCCGGGATATGGGTCATATTCGGGATTATTCCGAAGCGACTGCATCGGCAATCGATAAAGAGATTCGCAGTATCATGAACGATGCTTACACCAGAACACATGAAATTTTGGAACAGCATCTTGATCAGCTGCATGATGTCGCAGCTTTTCTGTTTAAACATGAAAAGATGAGCGGAGAAGAGTTCCGCCTAGTAATGGAAGGGAAAATGCAGGCACTTCCTACAGAGGATACGAATGCTTTGCCGCCGAATGGGGAAACTCCTCAGAAAACGGAACAACAGTCGGAAAAATCTTCTGAAGAGACTTTAAAAGCGGATTCTGAATCGGAAAATGCACAGGAAAATTCGAGTGATCAAAAGCCGGATTCTCCTCAGAACCCCTCAGCTGAATAA
- a CDS encoding Transcriptional regulator, with protein MIFLMTLIGSILVAALLLEWGNAKKPLLRAFINAIWGILALAVVNLTGMMTGVTLPLSPVVIGVSAFASFPGVITLLLLQLIFGI; from the coding sequence TTGATTTTTTTAATGACTTTAATTGGTTCTATTCTAGTGGCAGCACTTCTGCTGGAATGGGGAAATGCAAAAAAGCCTTTGCTGCGTGCGTTTATTAACGCAATTTGGGGAATACTTGCGCTGGCGGTCGTGAATTTAACCGGAATGATGACCGGGGTGACCCTCCCACTTTCACCAGTTGTAATTGGGGTAAGTGCTTTTGCAAGTTTTCCGGGCGTTATTACTTTATTGTTGCTGCAACTGATCTTTGGAATTTAA
- a CDS encoding DNA gyrase subunit B: MARKAAYNNESISMLKGADRVRLRPAVIFGSDGIEGCEHSIFEILSNSIDEAREGYGHEITVTRYEDDSVEVEDHGRGIPVDFNHKEQRYNWELVFCEMYAGGKYNNDADSSYEYSLGLNGLGLCATQYSSEYMDVEIHTGETKYTLHFEHGENVGGLHQEPSKGKSGTRIHWKPDLQVFTDIAVPVEYYQDILKRQAIVNDGIRFVLKNQAKNGFETEEFQYENGIADHVKEVAGDDALTAVQFWQTEKKVRDRADKPEYKVKINVAVAFSNRNKLLEYYHNSSWLEHGGAPDKAAHNAFVYQIDAYLKQNNKYNKNESRIAFQDVEDCLILCISSFSNRTSYENQTKKAITNKGIQEAMTEMLRHQLEIYFIENPLDAEKISNQVLINKRSREDAEKTRLNLKKRLTSTMDLTNRVAKFVDCRSKDVSEREIFIVEGDSALGACKQARDPDFQAIMPIRGKILNCLKADYDKIFKSDIITDLIKVLGCGVQVKSKANKEISSFEMDNLRWNKIILCTDADVDGFQIRTLILTMLYRLTPQLITAGKVFIAESPLYEIRCKDETYFAYDDPEKDRITKRLAGQKFTLQRSKGLGENEPDMMNLTTMNPQTRRLIKVMPTDAKKTDEVFNLLLGDNLSGRKKHIATHGAEYMQDADVS, encoded by the coding sequence ATGGCGAGAAAAGCAGCTTATAATAATGAAAGCATCTCAATGCTCAAAGGAGCCGACCGCGTACGTCTACGCCCCGCGGTCATTTTTGGCTCTGATGGGATCGAAGGGTGCGAACATTCGATCTTTGAAATTTTATCAAATTCAATTGATGAAGCCCGTGAGGGATATGGTCATGAGATTACGGTAACCCGTTATGAAGACGATTCCGTTGAGGTGGAAGACCATGGCCGTGGAATCCCCGTGGATTTTAACCATAAAGAACAGCGCTATAACTGGGAGCTCGTTTTTTGTGAAATGTATGCGGGTGGAAAATACAATAATGATGCTGATTCGAGCTATGAATATTCGTTGGGGTTAAATGGTCTCGGCCTTTGTGCAACCCAGTATTCCAGCGAATATATGGATGTGGAAATTCATACGGGTGAAACCAAATATACGCTTCATTTTGAACATGGCGAAAACGTCGGCGGACTTCACCAGGAGCCTTCTAAAGGGAAAAGCGGAACGAGGATTCATTGGAAGCCCGATCTGCAGGTCTTTACCGATATTGCAGTGCCGGTAGAATACTACCAGGATATTTTAAAACGTCAGGCAATTGTCAATGATGGAATCCGGTTTGTTTTAAAGAATCAGGCGAAAAATGGCTTTGAAACTGAGGAGTTTCAGTATGAAAATGGAATTGCCGATCATGTAAAGGAAGTTGCCGGCGACGACGCCCTCACTGCGGTGCAGTTTTGGCAAACAGAAAAAAAAGTTCGGGATCGTGCTGATAAACCGGAATACAAAGTAAAAATTAATGTAGCAGTTGCTTTTTCCAACCGAAACAAATTGCTGGAATATTACCATAATTCCAGTTGGCTGGAACATGGCGGTGCACCCGATAAAGCGGCGCATAATGCTTTTGTTTATCAGATCGATGCTTATTTAAAACAAAACAACAAATATAATAAAAATGAGAGCCGCATCGCGTTTCAAGATGTAGAGGACTGTTTGATCCTTTGTATTTCTTCTTTTTCTAATCGGACTTCTTATGAAAATCAGACGAAAAAGGCAATTACCAATAAGGGAATCCAAGAGGCTATGACGGAAATGCTGCGTCATCAGTTGGAAATCTATTTTATTGAGAATCCACTGGATGCAGAAAAAATTTCCAATCAGGTTCTAATCAATAAGCGCAGCAGAGAAGACGCCGAAAAGACACGTTTAAATCTTAAAAAGCGGCTGACTTCCACGATGGATCTAACCAATCGGGTTGCAAAATTCGTTGATTGCCGCAGCAAAGATGTTTCGGAGCGTGAGATCTTTATCGTGGAAGGCGATTCCGCTTTGGGTGCCTGCAAACAGGCGCGCGATCCGGATTTTCAGGCGATCATGCCGATTCGCGGCAAAATTCTGAACTGCCTTAAGGCAGACTATGATAAAATTTTCAAAAGTGATATTATTACGGATTTGATTAAAGTGCTTGGCTGCGGGGTACAGGTGAAATCCAAAGCAAACAAAGAAATTTCTTCTTTTGAGATGGACAACCTGCGTTGGAATAAGATTATTCTTTGCACCGATGCAGATGTGGATGGATTTCAAATTCGCACCTTGATTTTGACGATGCTCTATCGTCTGACCCCACAGCTTATTACTGCTGGAAAAGTTTTTATTGCAGAATCCCCTCTTTATGAAATTCGCTGTAAGGATGAGACGTACTTTGCTTATGATGATCCCGAAAAGGATCGCATTACAAAAAGACTTGCCGGACAAAAATTCACATTGCAGCGCAGCAAAGGATTGGGAGAAAATGAGCCCGATATGATGAATCTGACGACAATGAACCCCCAGACCAGAAGGCTAATTAAAGTTATGCCCACTGATGCTAAAAAGACGGACGAAGTCTTTAATTTGCTTTTAGGAGATAACCTTTCAGGAAGAAAAAAGCATATTGCGACTCATGGGGCAGAATATATGCAGGACGCAGATGTTTCTTAA
- the secG gene encoding putative protein-export membrane protein SecG (Evidence 3 : Putative function from multiple computational evidences) has protein sequence MTGFEIAFGIVLLVFSVAIIFVVLLQEGHDQNTGVINGGADTFLSRNRARTVDVFLARWTKIIAVGFFIVVIAINATMYFYKG, from the coding sequence ATGACTGGATTTGAGATCGCTTTCGGAATTGTTTTGTTGGTATTTTCTGTTGCAATTATTTTTGTGGTTCTTCTGCAGGAAGGACATGATCAGAATACGGGAGTTATCAATGGCGGAGCAGATACATTCCTTAGTAGAAATCGCGCTCGAACGGTAGATGTGTTCCTCGCACGCTGGACGAAAATTATCGCGGTTGGATTCTTTATCGTGGTAATTGCGATTAATGCAACTATGTATTTCTATAAGGGTTAA